Proteins from a genomic interval of Lelliottia amnigena:
- the kdgM_2 gene encoding oligogalacturonate-specific porin, with translation MLKKSLVLASLVGASFAAQAVTVDLRHEYIDSGSNADRVAVSHRFANGFGFSVEAKWKSGGDKADRPFSDTVGNGHEDQISWRWKATDNIALTPGFTLESNDSRTIYKPFLHAQYSFDNGFYVAARYRYDYTRYPSSAEKDDDKVNRGDAWLGWVMGDFRTELNYVYAKSSEGTIRSNNKDYSEEYNAKLAYKIDKNWSPYVEVGNVNGSKTTDERQTRFRLGVAYSF, from the coding sequence ATGTTAAAGAAATCTCTGGTCCTTGCGTCTCTTGTTGGTGCGTCATTTGCAGCTCAGGCTGTTACCGTTGATTTACGTCACGAATACATCGATAGCGGCTCAAACGCCGATCGCGTTGCTGTCTCGCATCGCTTTGCGAATGGTTTTGGATTTTCCGTTGAAGCTAAATGGAAATCAGGCGGCGATAAAGCTGACCGCCCATTCTCAGACACGGTAGGCAACGGTCATGAAGATCAAATTAGCTGGCGCTGGAAAGCAACAGATAATATTGCGCTGACGCCGGGCTTTACGCTTGAGAGTAATGACAGCCGCACCATTTATAAACCCTTCTTGCATGCGCAATACAGCTTTGACAATGGCTTCTATGTGGCCGCGCGTTATCGTTATGATTATACCCGCTACCCGTCAAGCGCTGAGAAAGATGACGATAAAGTCAACCGTGGTGATGCATGGTTAGGTTGGGTGATGGGTGATTTCCGTACCGAGCTGAATTATGTTTACGCGAAAAGTTCAGAAGGTACCATTCGTAGTAATAACAAAGATTACTCCGAAGAATATAACGCGAAGCTGGCGTACAAAATTGATAAAAACTGGTCTCCGTATGTTGAAGTGGGTAATGTAAACGGCAGTAAAACCACCGACGAGCGTCAAACACGGTTCCGTTTAGGTGTGGCATATTCATTCTAA
- the thlA gene encoding acetyl-CoA acetyltransferase — protein sequence MKDVVIVGALRTAIGCFQGALARHSAVDLGSVVLKALVERSGIAAQEIDEVILGQVLTAGAGQNPARQAALKGGLPNTVSAITINDVCGSGLKALHLATQAIQCGEADVIIAGGQENMSRAPHVLTDSRTGAQLGNSQLLDSLVHDGLWDAFNDYHMGVTAENLAREYGISRALQDDYALNSQRKARAAIDSGRFRDEIVPVKTVRQNGEPLIVDTDEQPRTDASAEGLAKLDPAFETLGSVTAGNASSINDGAAAVMMMSESKAEALNLPVLARIKAFASVGVDPALMGIAPVYATRRCLERAGWQLGDVDLIEVNEAFAAQALSVGKMLEWDPRRVNVNGGAIALGHPIGASGCRILVSLVHEMIKRDARKGLATLCIGGGQGVALAIER from the coding sequence ATGAAAGATGTCGTGATAGTGGGTGCGTTACGTACGGCTATCGGCTGTTTTCAGGGGGCGCTGGCACGGCATTCTGCGGTGGATCTGGGAAGCGTGGTGCTTAAAGCCCTGGTTGAGCGCAGTGGAATTGCCGCACAAGAAATCGACGAAGTGATTTTGGGCCAGGTGCTGACGGCAGGCGCCGGGCAAAACCCTGCGCGTCAGGCAGCGCTCAAAGGCGGGTTACCCAATACGGTGTCGGCCATTACGATTAACGATGTCTGTGGATCGGGATTAAAAGCACTGCATCTGGCGACGCAGGCGATCCAGTGCGGTGAGGCGGACGTTATCATCGCGGGCGGCCAGGAGAATATGAGCCGTGCCCCGCACGTCCTTACCGACAGCCGTACCGGTGCGCAGCTCGGCAACAGCCAGTTGCTGGACAGCCTGGTACACGATGGATTATGGGACGCCTTCAACGATTATCATATGGGCGTGACGGCCGAAAACCTGGCCCGCGAATACGGCATTAGCCGCGCATTACAGGATGATTACGCGCTCAATTCGCAGCGCAAAGCGCGCGCCGCAATCGACTCCGGTCGCTTCCGCGATGAAATTGTCCCGGTAAAAACCGTGCGTCAAAATGGCGAGCCGCTGATCGTAGATACCGACGAACAACCGCGTACGGATGCCAGCGCAGAAGGGCTGGCGAAACTGGATCCTGCGTTCGAGACGCTGGGCTCGGTGACGGCGGGGAACGCCTCTTCTATTAACGACGGCGCGGCCGCTGTGATGATGATGAGTGAAAGCAAAGCGGAAGCGCTGAATCTGCCGGTGCTGGCACGTATCAAAGCCTTTGCCAGCGTCGGGGTCGATCCGGCTCTGATGGGCATCGCGCCGGTTTACGCCACGCGGCGTTGTCTGGAACGTGCGGGCTGGCAGCTTGGCGATGTTGATCTGATTGAGGTCAACGAAGCGTTTGCCGCTCAGGCGCTATCCGTGGGGAAAATGCTGGAGTGGGATCCTCGCCGTGTGAATGTCAACGGCGGGGCGATTGCCCTCGGCCATCCCATTGGTGCCTCCGGCTGCCGTATTTTGGTTTCACTGGTTCATGAAATGATCAAGCGCGATGCGCGGAAAGGCCTGGCGACGCTGTGTATTGGTGGCGGTCAGGGCGTGGCATTGGCCATCGAAAGATAA
- the allS_4 gene encoding LysR family transcriptional regulator, with protein MRYSPEALTAFVETVATGSFSAAARRLRKSQSTVSTAIAHFEADLGFALFDRSARQPVLTSQGKQVLGYVQSILAASARLDELAVSLTAQTEARLAFVLSDTLHPDVLEDLMIQFDKRFPHTEFECLIGEDEDVVDLVQKERAQIGLIEARESYPTDIGVVRLPLQTHMAIYVAQAHPLASQNVVERDELQGWRELRLNTYLEREPTLTAGPVWSAPNYLLLLSMAVQGFGWCELPVALVEEFSAAKTLTQLNVPGWPRSIAIDLLWNKRTPPGVAGSWLREFLQEKQ; from the coding sequence ATGCGTTATTCCCCTGAAGCACTTACTGCGTTTGTCGAAACCGTGGCCACCGGATCGTTTTCCGCGGCGGCGCGCCGTCTGCGTAAAAGCCAGTCCACCGTCAGCACTGCGATTGCCCATTTTGAGGCGGATTTAGGTTTTGCACTTTTCGATCGATCAGCGCGTCAGCCCGTGTTGACCTCACAAGGAAAACAGGTTCTGGGCTATGTGCAGTCGATTCTGGCCGCCAGTGCGCGTCTGGATGAACTTGCCGTGTCGCTGACCGCGCAGACCGAAGCACGGCTGGCGTTTGTGCTGTCGGATACGCTGCATCCGGATGTACTGGAAGACCTGATGATCCAGTTCGACAAACGTTTTCCCCATACCGAGTTTGAATGTCTGATTGGTGAAGACGAGGATGTCGTCGATCTGGTGCAAAAAGAGCGGGCGCAAATCGGGCTGATTGAAGCCCGCGAAAGCTATCCCACGGATATCGGCGTGGTCCGCCTGCCGCTGCAAACGCACATGGCGATCTATGTCGCGCAAGCGCATCCGCTTGCCTCACAAAACGTGGTTGAACGGGACGAGCTGCAGGGCTGGCGCGAATTACGGCTCAATACCTATCTTGAGCGCGAACCGACGCTGACGGCGGGCCCCGTGTGGTCTGCGCCAAACTATTTGTTGTTGCTGAGTATGGCGGTGCAAGGTTTCGGCTGGTGCGAGCTGCCCGTCGCGCTGGTGGAGGAGTTTTCTGCAGCGAAAACGCTCACCCAACTGAATGTTCCCGGCTGGCCACGCTCGATTGCTATTGACCTGTTATGGAACAAACGGACACCGCCGGGGGTGGCCGGAAGTTGGCTGCGTGAGTTTTTGCAGGAGAAACAGTGA
- a CDS encoding transmembrane pair domain-containing protein produces MQHDVHHRKLPERIFHAVCFEGIATAILAPTAAWLMQRSVVEMGGLTIILATTAMLWNIIYNFGFDRFWPVQRVTRTAKVRALHALGFECGFIVIGVSIVAAVLGVTLLQAFTLEIGFFLFFLPYTMFYNWAYDKLREKNIKRRQQRRALAN; encoded by the coding sequence ATGCAACATGATGTACATCACCGCAAATTGCCGGAGCGGATCTTTCACGCGGTTTGCTTCGAAGGGATTGCCACCGCCATTCTGGCCCCAACGGCCGCCTGGCTGATGCAGCGCTCGGTCGTAGAAATGGGCGGATTAACCATTATCCTGGCGACCACGGCGATGCTCTGGAATATTATCTATAACTTTGGATTTGACCGTTTTTGGCCCGTTCAGCGCGTCACCCGTACCGCAAAAGTCCGCGCGCTGCATGCGCTGGGCTTTGAGTGCGGCTTTATCGTGATCGGGGTGTCCATTGTCGCAGCGGTGCTCGGCGTGACGCTGCTTCAGGCATTCACGTTAGAAATAGGTTTCTTCCTGTTCTTCCTGCCGTACACCATGTTTTACAACTGGGCGTACGATAAACTGCGCGAGAAAAATATCAAACGCCGCCAGCAACGACGCGCTCTGGCAAACTAA